A single genomic interval of Oryza sativa Japonica Group chromosome 7, ASM3414082v1 harbors:
- the LOC4343146 gene encoding endo-1,4-beta-xylanase 1 isoform X4, with product MENILSNNDFSEGLHLWHPNGCHGFVAVEGSGYHHGIRPHSGSNYAVLTRRTHNWQGLEQDITEKVTVGTEYIVAAHVRVHGELNEPVGIQATLKLEGDGSSTNYQSVARISASKDCWEKLEGSFELKTLPRRLVFYIEGPPPGVDLLIDSVTISYKKTERAASKLVSGTENIISNYDFSEGLHLWNPICCHAYVASQWSGFLDGIRGSSGENYAVVSKRTESWQGLEQDITDKVSAGTAYAVSAYVRVDGNIHTKVEVKATLRLHNTDDSTHYSPVGSLLASKEKWEKMEGSFCLTNMPKRVVFYLEGPPAGVDLIIDSVNVTCSGYQQLKEVKVPSGVDTIVKNPHFDEGLNNWSGRGCNICRHELTAYGNVKPLNGSYFASATGRVHNWNGIQQDITGRVQRKVLYEISSAVRIFGSANDTEVCVTLWVQEYGRERYVSLAKNPASDKQWTHLKGKFLLHAPFSKAVIFVEGPPAGIDILVDGLVLSPARKLHAAPRPRIENVSYGANVIHNSAFSHGLSGWSPMGSCRLSIHTESPHMLSAILKDPSAKQHIRGSYILATNRTDVWMGPSQLITDKLRLHTTYRVSAWVRAGSGGHGRYHVNVCLAVDHQWVNGGQVEADGDQWYELKGAFKLEKKPSKVTAYVQGPPPGVDLRVMGFQIYAVDRKARFEYLKEKTDKVRKRDVILKFQGSDAANLFGSSIKIQQTENSFPFGSCIGRSNIENEDLADFFMKNFNWAVFENELKWYWTEAEQGRLNYKDSDELLEFCRKHNIQVRGHCLFWEVEDSVQPWIRSLHGHHLMAAIQNRLQSLLSRYKGQFKHHDVNNEMLHGSFYQDRLGNDIRAHMFREAHKLDPSAVLFVNDYNVEDRCDSKSTPEKLIEQIVDLQERGAPVGGIGLQGHITHPVGDIICDSLDKLSILGLPIWITELDVTAENEHIRADDLEVYLREAFAHPSVEGIILWGFWELFMFREHAHLVDVDGTINEAGKRYIALKQEWLTSITGNVDHHGELKFRGYHGSYTVEVATPSGKDPKFRNRNHSDQNSEMGTSFNLYTSRQLDLLPPCVTTRGRHRRRNLALLPPLSPLPPPHRWKAGRRSNMVVVGPNCGGSRRGAE from the exons ATGGAGAACATTCTGTCAAACAATGATTTTTCGGAAGGTCTACATTTGTGGCATCCTAATGGTTGCCATGGATTTGTGGCTGTTGAAGGATCAGGTTATCATCATGGAATAAGGCCTCACTCAGGGTCAAATTATGCCGTACTTACTCGTCGCACACATAATTGGCAAGGGCTTGAGCAGGACATAACAGAAAAGGTCACTGTTGGTACTGAGTACATTGTTGCTGCCCATGTCAGAGTCCATGGTGAACTCAATGAGCCTGTTGGAATTCAGGCCACTCTAAAACTTGAGGGCGATGGTTCTTCTACGAACTATCAATCAGTTGCAAG GATCTCAGCATCAAAAGACTGTTGGGAGAAGTTGGAAGGTTCATTTGAACTAAAAACTCTACCAAGACGTTTGGTATTCTACATTGAAGGCCCCCCTCCTGGTGTAGACTTGCTCATAGATTCAGTCACCATCTCCTACAAG AAAACAGAGCGGGCTGCATCCAAACTGGTTAGTGGAACAGAAAACATCATTTCAAATTATGATTTTTCGGAAGGCCTTCATTTGTGGAACCCTATCTGCTGTCATGCATATGTGGCATCTCAATGGTCTGGTTTCCTTGATGGTATTAGAGGGAGCTCAGGAGAAAATTATGCTGTAGTTTCGAAGAGAACTGAAAGCTGGCAAGGTCTTGAACAAGATATTACAGATAAAGTATCTGCTGGTACTGCTTATGCAGTATCAGCCTATGTTAGAGTTGATGGGAATATCCATACGAAAGTTGAAGTTAAAGCAACCTTGAGGTTGCATAACACAGATGATTCAACGCACTACAGTCCAGTTGGAAG CCTGTTAGCTTCAAAAGAAAAGTGGGAGAAGATGGAAGGATCCTTTTGCTTGACAAATATGCCAAAACGTGTAGTATTCTACCTGGAAGGACCTCCTGCTGGCGTGGACCTTATCATTGATTCCGTAAATGTAACTTGCTCTGGATATCAGCAGTTAAAA GAAGTAAAAGTACCAAGTGGAGTTGATACCATCGTTAAGAATCCTCACTTTGACGAAGGGTTAAACAATTGGTCTGGAAGAGGATGCAATATCTGTAGGCATGAGCTTACTGCTTATGGAAATGTCAAGCCTCTAAATGGCAGCTATTTTGCTTCAGCCACTGGACGGGTCCACAATTGGAACGGTATCCAGCAAGATATCACTGGCAGGGTACAGAGAAAAGTTCTTTATGAGATAAGTTCTGCTGTCCGCATATTTGGGAGTGCCAATGATACAGAAGTCTGCGTTACTCTGTGGGTACAAGAATATGGCCGTGAGCGATATGTAAGCCTTGCAAA GAACCCGGCATCTGATAAGCAATGGACACATCTAAAAGGAAAGTTCCTCCTCCATGCCCCGTTTTCAAAAGCTGTTATTTTCGTAGAGGGGCCACCTGCAGGCATTGATATTCTTGTTGATGGCCTTGTCCTATCTCCAGCAAGAAAACTCCATGCTGCACCCCGCCCAAGAATTGAG AATGTTTCATATGGAGCTAATGTAATACATAACAGTGCTTTCAGTCATGGGCTTTCTGGGTGGAGTCCCATGGGGTCATGTCGATTGAGTATCCATACTGAATCACCCCATATGCTTTCTGCCATCTTGAAGGACCCCTCAGCTAAGCAACATATAAGAGGTTCTTATATTCTTGCCACAAACCGCACTGATGTGTGGATGGGCCCTTCCCAGTTGATAACTGACAAGCTTAGGCTGCACACCACTTACAGAGTTTCTGCTTGGGTACGTGCTGGGTCTGGAGGACATGGACGTTACCATGTAAATGTTTGTCTTGCTGTAGATCATCAGTGGGTTAATGGTGGGCAAGTAGAAGCTGATGGCGATCAATGGTATGAACTCAAAGGAGCATTCAAGCTTGAAAAGAAGCCATCCAAAGTTACTGCATATGTTCAGGGACCGCCTCCAGGTGTTGATCTCAGAGTTATGGGGTTCCAAATTTATGCTGTTGATAGAAAAGCACGTTTTGAATATCTGAAGGAGAAAACTGACAAG GTAAGGAAGCGTGATGTCATCCTGAAGTTCCAGGGATCAGATGCTGCAAACCTTTTTGGTTCATCTATCAAGATACAACAGACCGAGAACAGTTTTCCATTTGGATCATGCATAGGGAGAAGTAACATTGAGAATGAGGATCTTGCTGATTTCTTCATGAAGAACTTTAATTGGGCTGTATTTGAAAATGAACTGAAGTGGTACTGGACAGAGGCTGAACAAGGGAGACTAAATTATAAAGATTCTGATGAGTTGCTTGAATTTTGCCGGAAACATAACATTCAAGTTCGTGGTCACTGCTTATTCTGGGAAGTAGAAGATTCAGTCCAGCCATGGATTCGATCATTACATGGTCACCACCTGATGGCTGCTATACAGAATCGTTTGCAAAGTCTGTTGTCAAGGTACAAAGGTCAGTTTAAACATCATGATGTAAACAACGAGATGCTTCATGGGTCTTTCTACCAAGATAGACTGGGAAATGATATTAGAGCTCACATGTTTAGGGAAGCACATAAACTTGACCCTTCAGCAGTACTCTTTGTGAACGACTACAATGTTGAAGATCGATGCGACTCAAAATCTACACCAGAAAAATTAATTGAACAGATTGTTGATCTCCAAGAAAGGGGTGCTCCAGTTGGTGGGATTGGCTTGCAAGGTCATATCACGCATCCAGTGGGTGACATCATCTGCGATTCCCTGGACAAGCTCTCCATACTGGGTCTCCCTATCTGGATCACCGAATTGGATGTCACGGCTGAGAATGAACACATCCGAGCCGATGATCTGGAGGTGTACCTTCGCGAAGCCTTTGCGCATCCTTCCGTGGAGGGGATTATCCTTTGGGGATTCTGGGAGCTGTTCATGTTCCGAGAACACGCTCACCTGGTTGATGTTGATGGAACGATCAATGAGGCTGGCAAAAGGTACATTGCACTGAAGCAAGAGTGGCTAACCAGCATTACTGGCAACGTGGATCACCATGGAGAGTTGAAGTTCAGAGGCTACCATGGGTCATACACGGTAGAAGTAGCAACGCCTTCAGGAAAG GACCCAAAGTTCAGAAACAgaaatcattcagatcagaattCAGAGATGGGAACAAGCTTCAATCTGTATACAAGCAGACAGCTAGACCTGCTCCCACCCTGTGTCACCACGCGCGGGCGGCACAGGAGGCGAAACCTAGCCCTGCTGCCACCCCTTTCCCCCCTTCCCCCACCTCACCGATGGAAAGCAGGGCGGCGATCCaacatggtggtggtggggcctAATTGCGGCGGGAGCAGACGTGGCGCCGAGTAG